One Gemmatimonadota bacterium genomic region harbors:
- a CDS encoding E3 binding domain-containing protein — translation MATTVHMEALSPTMEEGQLVKWLKSEGDEVEEGDGLAEIETDKATMELVARRAGVLRKQLLSEGGTAPVGAVIGVIAAPDEDIAELLKEAPAAEEREEREEEVTAAAAEGEEEEEEEKEELAAEAAERAPLGKAERKEAAVAPEAAAARPARRPAPEAERVAARAAAAPAKVPKPDGRVKVSPLAKRLAAEAGLELEQVRGTGPGGRITRRDIEAAVRPAVEARREAPPAVPPEERPEVEELPVSQMRKTIAKRLVTSIGPVPTFYLTVEVEVARLLEARQRLNERLE, via the coding sequence ATGGCGACGACGGTGCACATGGAAGCCCTTTCGCCGACGATGGAAGAGGGGCAGCTCGTGAAGTGGTTGAAGTCCGAGGGGGATGAAGTGGAGGAAGGAGACGGGCTCGCCGAGATCGAGACGGATAAGGCCACCATGGAGCTGGTGGCGCGGCGCGCTGGTGTGCTGCGCAAGCAGTTGCTCTCGGAGGGGGGAACGGCACCCGTGGGCGCAGTGATCGGCGTTATTGCCGCGCCGGACGAGGACATTGCGGAGCTGCTGAAGGAGGCGCCGGCGGCGGAGGAGCGGGAGGAGCGTGAGGAGGAGGTGACGGCAGCCGCCGCGGAGGGGGAAGAGGAGGAGGAGGAGGAAAAGGAGGAGCTGGCGGCGGAGGCGGCGGAGCGGGCGCCCTTGGGGAAGGCGGAGCGGAAAGAGGCGGCGGTTGCTCCAGAGGCGGCGGCGGCGCGGCCAGCCCGGCGCCCGGCGCCTGAAGCCGAGCGAGTGGCGGCGCGGGCGGCCGCGGCGCCGGCAAAGGTGCCGAAGCCGGACGGGCGGGTGAAGGTCTCGCCGCTGGCGAAGCGACTGGCGGCGGAAGCCGGGCTCGAGCTGGAGCAGGTCCGGGGCACGGGGCCGGGCGGGCGGATCACCAGGCGGGACATCGAGGCGGCGGTGCGGCCGGCCGTCGAGGCGCGCAGGGAGGCGCCGCCCGCGGTTCCGCCGGAAGAGAGGCCGGAAGTCGAGGAGCTGCCGGTCTCGCAGATGCGGAAGACGATCGCGAAGCGCCTGGTGACCTCGATCGGCCCGGTGCCGACGTTCTACCTCACGGTCGAGGTGGAGGTGGCGCGGCTGCTCGAGGCGCGCCAGCGGCTGAACGAGCGGCTGGAGG